The Lysinibacillus pakistanensis genome includes a window with the following:
- a CDS encoding DUF2975 domain-containing protein codes for MEQTIQSKEFRLLTKGLRTIFTILMVLMIFALTMIGVLLVAVFIVTEKEVHNILVHGQIAASIHFGGLKIELANQVANDFHFSKWNVMKLLFTATIYIALLLFIVVQVRNVLSNLSKGIIFSGTNSRKMEWIAYAIVFLSLTVGAFRTYVTYTIFEQFKLAELLVDTGLIKGVAYQFTGVNWTLLLCGLVIWTIARVFRYGAFLQDEYDATA; via the coding sequence ATGGAGCAGACAATCCAAAGTAAGGAATTTCGATTATTAACTAAAGGATTACGCACAATTTTCACCATTTTAATGGTTCTGATGATTTTTGCGCTAACAATGATAGGTGTTCTTTTGGTAGCCGTATTTATAGTGACGGAAAAGGAAGTCCATAATATACTTGTTCATGGGCAGATCGCCGCCTCTATTCACTTTGGAGGCTTGAAAATCGAATTAGCCAATCAAGTAGCCAATGATTTTCATTTCTCTAAATGGAATGTCATGAAATTATTATTTACTGCTACAATATACATAGCACTATTATTATTTATCGTTGTGCAAGTTAGAAATGTGTTAAGTAACTTAAGCAAAGGAATTATTTTTTCAGGAACGAATAGTAGAAAAATGGAATGGATTGCTTATGCTATCGTTTTTTTAAGCTTAACAGTTGGAGCATTCCGTACGTATGTAACCTACACCATTTTTGAACAATTTAAATTAGCAGAATTGCTGGTCGATACAGGATTAATCAAAGGGGTAGCCTACCAATTTACTGGGGTTAATTGGACTCTTTTACTATGTGGATTAGTCATTTGGACGATTGCCCGTGTATTCCGATATGGAGCGTTTTTACAAGATGAATATGATGCAACAGCTTAG
- a CDS encoding helix-turn-helix domain-containing protein, which translates to MTIIIRLDRMLADRKMQLSELAEKVDVSIVNLSNLKTGKVRAVRFSTLNAICKALGCQPGDILEYVEDEES; encoded by the coding sequence ATGACAATAATTATTCGATTAGATCGAATGCTTGCTGATCGAAAAATGCAGCTAAGTGAGCTAGCAGAAAAAGTAGATGTGTCAATTGTCAATCTATCCAATTTAAAAACAGGAAAGGTTCGTGCCGTGCGTTTCTCTACATTAAATGCAATCTGTAAGGCATTGGGGTGTCAGCCAGGAGATATTCTAGAATATGTAGAGGATGAAGAATCATAG
- a CDS encoding DMT family transporter — MKAFAFLFISIISEVFASSMLKQTDGFKRILPSIGVVVGYGTAFYFLSLTLQSLAIGTAYAIWAGVGTALTAIIGVIFYKELMNRKKLYGILFIIIGVIVLNLAGGGH; from the coding sequence ATGAAGGCTTTTGCTTTTCTATTTATTTCAATCATCTCAGAGGTTTTTGCCAGCTCAATGTTAAAACAAACAGATGGCTTTAAACGTATACTACCGTCTATAGGTGTCGTAGTTGGATATGGTACAGCTTTTTATTTTCTTTCCCTAACATTGCAATCCTTAGCCATTGGTACTGCATATGCGATATGGGCTGGAGTGGGAACGGCATTAACAGCCATTATTGGTGTGATTTTTTATAAGGAATTAATGAATCGAAAAAAACTTTATGGGATTTTATTTATTATTATTGGTGTAATTGTTCTTAACCTAGCAGGTGGTGGACATTAA
- a CDS encoding DMT family transporter: MRGYLFLTLSIISEVFATTMLKLSEAFTILGPSIAVAFGYGLSFFSLSLCLKTLPLSLAYAIWSGVGTALTVIVGIVIWGDLFNLYSAIGIVLIIGGVILLNHGDQQHTTS, translated from the coding sequence TTGAGAGGTTATCTGTTTTTAACGTTATCGATTATTAGTGAGGTATTTGCGACAACAATGCTTAAGCTTTCAGAGGCATTTACCATTTTAGGTCCATCAATAGCAGTTGCATTCGGATATGGGCTTTCGTTTTTCTCATTATCCTTGTGCTTGAAAACATTACCACTGAGTCTGGCATATGCGATATGGTCTGGAGTAGGAACTGCACTTACCGTAATTGTGGGTATCGTTATATGGGGAGATTTATTTAATCTATACTCAGCTATTGGAATTGTCTTGATTATTGGCGGTGTCATTCTACTAAATCATGGAGATCAACAACATACAACATCATAG
- a CDS encoding anti sigma factor C-terminal domain-containing protein, with product MEKISIINNDESFQHLVKSAKQKSVKRIIIVSISVFISIVLLLSGLIAMGQYFMYKEMDKQTLQNYTDSLFTGANIQTINTNYDYFFLAGTTKSNQFKDINGHQIKWGTIEHFYTILGTKAYVENNSNLNGYNNSYRVFQFYPYTEPKIENDLSYLKTLPPFYNVEVAVSFTQEVTFEEMIKQFPTAQWAWIIQNGLLESIEEEKEHAEEMKKEMPTFIPRNYGLVDGDSAYGFHILKDQPFQSAQNFLDEVATYGNDEQEALAILKERIEERGEDATGLSFPYHEKLYQAEIIKNTIGDADEHSLKVSGAVLTGTIESILPYLENNVVHHISVGVILPY from the coding sequence ATGGAAAAAATATCAATTATTAATAACGATGAATCATTTCAACATTTAGTGAAAAGTGCTAAACAAAAGTCCGTAAAAAGAATCATTATCGTTTCAATAAGTGTTTTTATAAGTATTGTACTCTTATTATCGGGACTAATTGCCATGGGACAATATTTTATGTATAAGGAAATGGATAAGCAAACTTTGCAGAATTATACAGATAGCCTATTTACAGGCGCTAATATTCAAACAATTAATACTAACTACGATTATTTTTTCTTAGCAGGTACGACAAAATCCAATCAATTTAAGGATATTAATGGACATCAAATTAAATGGGGTACCATTGAGCATTTTTATACAATCTTAGGAACAAAAGCATATGTTGAAAATAATAGTAATCTAAATGGATACAATAATAGTTATCGAGTATTCCAATTTTATCCCTACACAGAACCAAAAATTGAAAACGATCTGTCTTATTTAAAAACTTTACCACCCTTCTACAATGTAGAGGTTGCTGTTTCCTTCACACAAGAAGTAACGTTTGAAGAGATGATTAAACAATTTCCTACTGCACAATGGGCATGGATTATTCAAAATGGGCTGCTTGAATCTATAGAGGAAGAAAAAGAGCATGCAGAGGAAATGAAAAAAGAAATGCCTACTTTTATACCCCGAAATTATGGTTTAGTAGATGGTGATTCAGCGTATGGCTTTCACATCTTAAAAGATCAACCGTTTCAGTCCGCGCAAAATTTTTTAGATGAAGTAGCTACATATGGTAATGATGAACAAGAAGCACTTGCTATTTTAAAAGAGAGAATAGAGGAGAGAGGTGAAGATGCAACAGGATTAAGTTTTCCATACCATGAAAAATTATACCAAGCAGAGATTATAAAAAATACTATTGGTGACGCAGATGAACATTCCTTAAAGGTTAGTGGTGCTGTCTTAACAGGAACAATTGAAAGCATCCTGCCCTATTTAGAAAACAATGTTGTACACCATATAAGTGTAGGCGTAATTCTACCATACTAA
- a CDS encoding RNA polymerase sigma factor produces the protein MNEEFGTQLQEKLKAVYFTLLKMGANKQDAEDILQETAYQFIKYIDGIDANYAEAWLYRVAINKFYDALRKKKHANNYVLTFNLQDLLDEQTPESYVLQKEAQTTIQQTLSMLQPKEMELLILKYSAELTLNEIAILFQTTDKSIKTQLARARKKFSEVFERTGDYGKNINY, from the coding sequence ATGAATGAGGAATTTGGTACTCAATTACAAGAAAAATTAAAAGCAGTATACTTTACGCTGCTCAAAATGGGCGCTAATAAGCAGGATGCTGAGGATATATTGCAGGAGACAGCTTATCAATTCATCAAATACATAGACGGGATTGATGCAAATTATGCGGAAGCTTGGCTATACCGTGTAGCAATTAACAAATTTTACGATGCCTTACGAAAGAAAAAGCATGCGAACAACTATGTACTCACGTTTAACTTGCAGGATTTATTAGATGAACAAACACCTGAATCATACGTACTACAAAAAGAAGCTCAGACTACCATTCAACAAACATTAAGCATGCTTCAGCCTAAAGAAATGGAGTTATTAATATTAAAATATAGCGCTGAATTAACATTAAATGAAATCGCTATTCTTTTTCAAACCACAGACAAAAGCATTAAAACTCAGCTTGCCCGAGCACGAAAAAAATTTAGTGAGGTTTTCGAAAGGACTGGTGATTATGGAAAAAATATCAATTATTAA